In the genome of Flavobacteriaceae bacterium YJPT1-3, the window CCAGTTGGACGGATTGATCAGTGATCAGGCTTTGGAGCAGCTACGCCAAGGCCTGCAGATCAGTGTGCTGGGCAAGCCCCATTTCGCGAAAGCGGTACAGGTAAGAAAGTTAGAGACTACTCCTGAATTACCACCACCCCACTCCTCGCTACGCGTAGGCACCCATCGTCCCAACAGTTGGATCAGTCTGACCCTGAATGAGGGTAAGTTTCGTCAGGTGAGAAAAATGACCGCCGCAGTAGGGTTTCCCACCCTGCGTTTAGTCCGGGTTCGGGTTGGAAAAATTCATCTAGATGGTCTGAAAGAGGGAGCGGTTTGTAAGATTAAATCCCCACTACTCTATTCGTAGCCTATTAAATCAAAGCTATGGGAGTCTGGCAACTTTTCTTAATTCTTTTGGAAGTGTTCGTTTTGATCGCACCCGTTGCGGTTCTTTTTAATTTGCTGTATCTGCGAAGAAAAAAGAAACGGGACGAGCAGGCATAAAAAAATACCGCGGTCGAGGCGGTATTTTTCCAGCGGAAGTCCGTGAATTACAAGGATTCCGTCTTTTGATCTTTTGTCAAATTGAGGATAATATCCTTCTGTTGCGGCTCGCTAAGACCGAATTGAGGTTTTCCGTGTAAGGGTAAGAAGTGCTTGAAGGGTTTGACAAAACGCTTCCAGTTTTGAGCCAATCCGAAATCGGTCTCGTCATTCTCTATGGGTGGGCGTTCGAAATAGTAGTCATCTTGATCGTAGGGCGATCCAACGGCACTGTCTCCTGCGAAAAGCATTCCTTCATTGCGCTCGCTGTAGAGAATTACACTCCCCGGTGTGTGCCCGGGATAATGGTACGATTCTATACCAAAATCTTCCAATACAAAATTTGGCTCCGTAATGTCGGTGATCAGATCGCCGTATTCTCCTGCGTCCAGGGGATGCATAAAAATAGGTGCATTGCCTAACTCTTCACTGATGTGATGCAAGTCGGCGTACGCTTGTTTGATCAGATCTCCATGCGTTAGCAATATCCCGCGAACCTGATAACCTTGATCCAGAAATTGGTCAATGGCCGGTTTATTTTCCGGTCGGATAGCGTCGATCAGTATTAAATCTTTACGGTTCAAATGACGCAGCGCATACGTATTACCAAAACGATGCTTGAATTTCTTAACCTTCATTAAAAAAGTCTCCGGTAAAATCTTTACTGGATCTCCGTAAACGGCGGTTCTCAGTTCATCTAAGGTGCTAAAAATGTCTATTCGGTCTTTCACTTCCATGATTGTTTATTGTTTTCTATTTAAAATACAGGAGCACACGGAATAAGCCGGTTTCTTTAGCACAATTTAAGAGCAGATTTGACTAATTTTTAACAAAAGGGAAAGAGGGAGTAGGTGTTTGGTGGTAGGTAGTCGGTAGTCGGCATTTCGATACATTGCAGCTGTCGCTGCAACACTCAATGACCGTCAAAAAGCATCAAACTGATCACTGAGTGCGACTATGCCGGTCACCGAGTGCGCCTATAACGGTCACTGAGTGCGGCCATTTAATGGCCGTGTATCGAAGTGAATGACCGTGTATCGAAGTGTTGGTCGTGTATAGCAGGGACAGGACTATGGACTACTCTTTCCAAACCATCACCGCCTCCTCCCGAAGCAGTTGATACATATTGAATTCCAGATCGCGCAAGGCCTCGTTGCGTTCGTAGTACATGTCTGAGTAAATGAATCCGTATTCCTTAGCATCTTGTGCCCCGGCGCCGTAATAAATTTCGCGAAAGCGAGCCCACTTGGCAGCCCCGAGACACATCATGCAGGGCACGCAGGAGGTGTACAAAATACAGTCGGATAAGTCCTTACTCTGCAAGGCTTCACAGGCGCGCTGAATGCACAGTAATTCGGCGTGCAGGGTACAGTCTTGCTGGATATTGACCTCGTTATGGGCTTCCGCAATGATGAGGTCGTCTTTTACGATGACCGCACCGAACGGGCCTCCACCTTTTTCTTTTCCTTCTCGGGCCAGTGCAATGGCCCGTTGCATGAACGTTTTGTGATCCATAGGTTTAATTGTATCCGGCGGCTTGCAGTTGAAATAGTTCGGCGTACAAGCGGTCTTGTTGCATAAGTTCTTCGTGAGTGCCCCGCTCCAGGATCTGTCCCGCCTGTAGCACTAAGATCCGATCAGCCATACGTACGGTGCTGAAACGGTGCGAAATGATGATGCTGGTGCGTCCCTTAGTGAGTCCGATAAAGCGCTGAAAAACTTCCGATTCTGCACGGGCATCCAGGGCACTGGTAGGCTCGTCCAGAATGACTACCTGAGAGTCGCTCATATACGCCCGGGCCAAAGCGATCTTTTGCCATTGCCCTCCGGAGAGTTCCGCTCCTTTTTTAAAGCGTCTGCCCAATTCCTGATCGTAACCCTTAGTCAGTTGGCTAACCACTTCATCGGCCAGGCTTTGAGCAGCACTTTGCTCAATGCGTTCCATATTGTCGACCTCTTTAATATTTCCCACCGCAATGTTGATCTTAGCGGTTAGGTAATACTTGACAAAATCCTGAAAAATAGCTCCAAACAGTTGTTGATACTGGGCTTTGTTGTAATGCCGCACATCTACCCCATCCATCAGTATACGTCCTGCTGTAGGCTCGTACAGTCGGAGCAGCAGTTTGATCAAGGTGGTTTTTCCGGCCCCGTTCTCCCCCACCAGAGCCAGCTTCTCACCTTTATGCAGAGTGAAAGAAATACCGCTAAACACCTCCCGATCGGCATTGGGATACTGAAAGTGCACGTTTTCAAAGACGATGCTTTCGCGAATTTCAGAAGGAAGGGGCAGCTCTTTAAAATTGAGATCCTCTTTGAATTCCTTATCGATAAACTCAAAATAGTCTTTGAGGTACATACTATTCTCAGTAATTCCCGAGAAGCGAGTGAAGATGCCTTGTAATTGATTCCGCAAGCGATTGAAGGAACCCGCCAGAAAGGTCAAATCACCAATGGTGATCGCTCCGGCCACGGCTTTGAGCACGATAAATACGTAAGCTCCGTAATAGCTGAGATCGCCAAAGATGTGGAAGAGGGCTCCGTAAAAGGTCTTCTTTTTCGACAGCTTCTTATTGGCCTCGTAATATTTGGTAGCCACCGTGCTGAAGGTGTTCGAAATAAAATCGGCCAGTCCGAAGAGCTTGATCTCCTTAGCGGTAATGTCGCTGGCTCCTATGACTCGCATATAATCGAGTTCGCGACGCTCCGGTGTCCAACTGCTCTGCAGGCTGTAGCTGGATTTACTGAATTTCAGTTCGTTGATGAAGGAAGGTATGATGGAGATGACTAACAATAGAATGAGGATGGGATAAAAATAGATCAAGGCCGAGATCAGGGAGATCACGGTGATCAAATCCTGAGCCTGGGCTAAGACATTAGACATCAGGCTTACCCGACTTACGGTTTGACGCCGGGCCCGCTCCAATTTATCATAGAACTCAGAGTCTTCCAGATATTCCAGCTCTACACGGGCCGTTTTCTGAATGAGTTCAATGGAAGAACTGTTGGAATACAAATCACCTAGAAGTCCGTCAGACAGGGCGATCAGTCGGTTAGCCACATCGCTTAGAATGACCAATCCGAATTCGACGCCGATTAAAAGGTAGAGTCGGTCGAGAACCACAGCTTCCGCATTCATCTGAAGGATCACTTCGTCAATGATCTCCTTCCCTACCCAGAGGAGGATCACCGGAAAAACGGACTTCAATAAGCGCAGGGCAACATTCCCGATGAATAGAGCGGGTTTGGTACGGTATACCCGTCCTAAAAACCGAGGTAAATACTTGAGAGATACAAAATTGGATAGCCAATTTTTAAGCAGCGCCATAAGCTTCGTTTGAAAGCTTTAAAGGTACGGCATGCACGCTTGAAAAAAGAGGAACTATGCGTCAGTCGGAGGAAGACTCTGAAGACTCATTGTCTTTAGATACCAACATATGATCCTTCCCCAGGCCAACCACTTGGATGATATTTTTCACCGTATTGAACAGCATCAGGATCACGGTGACCATCATACCGCTGAGTAAGGCCGAAAGCATGAGGGAGATCCAGTACAAGGCGTAAAACCAACTGATAGGTACGTTGTCCGATTCAATGACCGGGAGATTAAAGAATTGAAAAAAGAGCAAGGCCGCCACGAATAATACGGTGTCGATCTTGGCAATGTTGAGTA includes:
- a CDS encoding pseudouridine synthase, yielding MVLVDQHFKLYKPVGMLSQLDSNDLHQQRKKRFLSELYDFPEGSMPIGRLDEKSEGLLLMTTDGKISDHINSSGMEKEYHAQLDGLISDQALEQLRQGLQISVLGKPHFAKAVQVRKLETTPELPPPHSSLRVGTHRPNSWISLTLNEGKFRQVRKMTAAVGFPTLRLVRVRVGKIHLDGLKEGAVCKIKSPLLYS
- a CDS encoding MBL fold metallo-hydrolase, with protein sequence MEVKDRIDIFSTLDELRTAVYGDPVKILPETFLMKVKKFKHRFGNTYALRHLNRKDLILIDAIRPENKPAIDQFLDQGYQVRGILLTHGDLIKQAYADLHHISEELGNAPIFMHPLDAGEYGDLITDITEPNFVLEDFGIESYHYPGHTPGSVILYSERNEGMLFAGDSAVGSPYDQDDYYFERPPIENDETDFGLAQNWKRFVKPFKHFLPLHGKPQFGLSEPQQKDIILNLTKDQKTESL
- a CDS encoding nucleoside deaminase, which translates into the protein MDHKTFMQRAIALAREGKEKGGGPFGAVIVKDDLIIAEAHNEVNIQQDCTLHAELLCIQRACEALQSKDLSDCILYTSCVPCMMCLGAAKWARFREIYYGAGAQDAKEYGFIYSDMYYERNEALRDLEFNMYQLLREEAVMVWKE
- a CDS encoding ABC transporter ATP-binding protein, translating into MALLKNWLSNFVSLKYLPRFLGRVYRTKPALFIGNVALRLLKSVFPVILLWVGKEIIDEVILQMNAEAVVLDRLYLLIGVEFGLVILSDVANRLIALSDGLLGDLYSNSSSIELIQKTARVELEYLEDSEFYDKLERARRQTVSRVSLMSNVLAQAQDLITVISLISALIYFYPILILLLVISIIPSFINELKFSKSSYSLQSSWTPERRELDYMRVIGASDITAKEIKLFGLADFISNTFSTVATKYYEANKKLSKKKTFYGALFHIFGDLSYYGAYVFIVLKAVAGAITIGDLTFLAGSFNRLRNQLQGIFTRFSGITENSMYLKDYFEFIDKEFKEDLNFKELPLPSEIRESIVFENVHFQYPNADREVFSGISFTLHKGEKLALVGENGAGKTTLIKLLLRLYEPTAGRILMDGVDVRHYNKAQYQQLFGAIFQDFVKYYLTAKINIAVGNIKEVDNMERIEQSAAQSLADEVVSQLTKGYDQELGRRFKKGAELSGGQWQKIALARAYMSDSQVVILDEPTSALDARAESEVFQRFIGLTKGRTSIIISHRFSTVRMADRILVLQAGQILERGTHEELMQQDRLYAELFQLQAAGYN